In Aeromicrobium wangtongii, the DNA window GAGCTCCGCCTCGACGTACGGCATCACCTCGACCCCGTTGACCACCAGGCTCGTGACCATGCCGTCGATCTCGGCGTCCCGCATCATCACGCCGACCATCCGCGCCCCACTCAGGTCGCATTCGCGAAACTCTGCGCCGGTGAGGTCTTCGTCGTCGAAGCGTCTCATGCAGACAGGCTAGGCCTCCACGCCTGCCACGAGCAACGGCGAGAACACGCCGCCGGGGACAACGACTCCTGGCCCAAAGACTTGGCTGCGAGGTGTGGCGTAGGTCACATTCAGGTGGTTTGATGCCAAGAACCCTCTGTGTTCACGCGCCGAACGTTGATGGCCGTGCCGCCTCCGGAGAAGGATCATGATGACAACGAAATCCAGCTCACTGACGCGGCGCGTCGCGGTGGTGGCGACCGGCGCGGTCTCCACGATTGCCATCGCTGCGGGTGCCGGGATCACCAGTCCCGCAACGGCCGCCGGACCCACCCAGCCCCCGATCAGTACTCGCGATGTTCCTGTCGTGACGGAGGACGGGCTGCAGTTCCGTGACTTGGATCGTGACGGCGACCTCACGCCCTACGAGGACTGGAGGCTGAGTCCAGCCGAGCGCGCTTCGGACCTGCTGGCCCGCATGAGCACAGAACAGAAGGCTGGCCTCCTGGTGCACGGCACGTTGGCCACGAGCGGACAGGCCTACAACACCGCCACCAACACCGACTACATCCAGACCCGCAACATCAGCACGTTCATCACGCGCCTGGCCCTCGCGCCAGCCGCGCTCGCCGAGCAGTCCAACGCCGTTCAGCAGATCGCTGAGAACACGCCGTGGGGAGTTCCGGTCACGATCTCTACCGATCCGCGCAACGGGTTCGCTGTCACGGAAGGGCAGACCGTGGCTCGAGTGGGAAATACTGCGTTCCCCGATGCCATCGGAATGGGCGCGGCCGGGGATCCAGCGCTGACTCGTTCGTACGGAGACATCATCCGTCAGGAGTACCGAGCGGTTGGCATCCACGAAGGGCTTTCTCCTCAGGCAGACCTCGCCACGGAACCCCGATGGACGCGCATCAACGGCACGTTCGGATCTGATCCGCAGCGCGTCAAGCAGCAGGTCAATGCGTACATCGTTGGCATGCAGGGAGGGTCGGACGGCGTCAACCCGGCCGGCACCGTCGCGACCGTCAAGCACTGGGTGGGCTACGGTGCGCAGGTCAACGGCTACGACAGTCACTACTTCTACGGTCGGTACGCCAGCTTCGACGGTGGCCAGTTCGCCCAGCACCTCATCCCGTTCGAAGGGGCGTTCGCCGCGAACGCTGGCGGAGTCATGCCGACCTATTCGATCTTGAAGGACCTGGTCTACAAGGGCCAGACCGTCGAGCAGGTCGGGGCAGGATTCAACTCGTTCTTGACCAAGGACCTTCTTCGCGGCGAGTACGGGTTCAAGGGCGTGACGGTCTCTGACTTCGGCATCGTTGGAAACTGCCCGCAGATCTGCCAGGACACCCGGCCTCCGGCAAGCTTCATAGGCCCGTGGGGTGTGGGAATGCCATGGGGGGTTGAAGACCTCACGGTGACCGAGCGCTACGGCAAGGCCATATCGGCCGGAGTCGACCAGATCGGTGGATCGGTCGAGCCGGCCCAAGTTGTCGCTGCTCACCAGGCTGGACTGATCTCCCGCTCGCGCCTCAACGAGGCCGCCCGCCGAGTGCTCATCCAGAAGTTCCAGCTCGGTCTGTTCGAGAATCCCTTCGTCGACCCAGCCCGCGCCGCAACGGTGGCCGGGAGCGCGAGCTTCAAGACGATCGGCGACGCCGCACAGGCCCGATCGCTGACGCTGCTCACCAACCAGAAGAAGACCCTTCCCGCCTCTACGACAACGGTCAAGAAGGTCTATCTCAGCGGTGTGGGTGCCCAGACTGCCCAGGCTCGCGGACTGACTGTGGTCTCGACACCGGCTGAAGCCGACCTCGCGATCGTCCGGCTGGCGGACCCCCGCGGCGGAAGCGACTTGACGGACCTCGACTTCAAGGGCAGTGAGGCCGACTACCAGGCGTTCGCTGCTGCTGCAGCATCCGGGACGCCGACTGTCGCTGTGCCGAAGCTGGACCGTCCGC includes these proteins:
- a CDS encoding glycoside hydrolase family 3 protein; protein product: MTTKSSSLTRRVAVVATGAVSTIAIAAGAGITSPATAAGPTQPPISTRDVPVVTEDGLQFRDLDRDGDLTPYEDWRLSPAERASDLLARMSTEQKAGLLVHGTLATSGQAYNTATNTDYIQTRNISTFITRLALAPAALAEQSNAVQQIAENTPWGVPVTISTDPRNGFAVTEGQTVARVGNTAFPDAIGMGAAGDPALTRSYGDIIRQEYRAVGIHEGLSPQADLATEPRWTRINGTFGSDPQRVKQQVNAYIVGMQGGSDGVNPAGTVATVKHWVGYGAQVNGYDSHYFYGRYASFDGGQFAQHLIPFEGAFAANAGGVMPTYSILKDLVYKGQTVEQVGAGFNSFLTKDLLRGEYGFKGVTVSDFGIVGNCPQICQDTRPPASFIGPWGVGMPWGVEDLTVTERYGKAISAGVDQIGGSVEPAQVVAAHQAGLISRSRLNEAARRVLIQKFQLGLFENPFVDPARAATVAGSASFKTIGDAAQARSLTLLTNQKKTLPASTTTVKKVYLSGVGAQTAQARGLTVVSTPAEADLAIVRLADPRGGSDLTDLDFKGSEADYQAFAAAAASGTPTVAVPKLDRPLVLSNVVDRAQAVLANYGVTDEVLLQTIFGEREPGGKLPFELPSSIADVKLQLGDVPNDTPRQLFAPGSGLSYRASTPEPPTPTTPHPRFTFRHKPTFHGTARVGRKVTIRGVARSSITPTPAKVAVRWYVGGKRVSSASKTSFVPRRRHVGKHIKVKVTISGNAARTITYTIRGPRVRR